In Aerococcaceae bacterium zg-252, the genomic window TAATAATCCGGTTTTCCCTCTATCCATTGACAACGATTAATCACGTTTTTGTTGCTCCAATTCCTTTAATGCTTCTTCGTCCATTTCAAATTGGCTAGCTAATTCATCTACTTCCTCTTCTACTTCATCATCAATTACCAAGCCTAAATTATTCATCGCTTCTTCTAATTCTCTTTTTCGTTTCATCAATGTATCTTCATCTTTTAATGCCATAATTTTCTCCTCCTACTCTAGTTAGCTTGACTGCCACTTCTACAAACTTTCTCCAGTGGTGCACACTCACACTATATTTTAAACTTCTAATAGTGCCACAATAATAATATATAATATTGACAAGAAACTTACTTCTTTCGTCAATAATAATAAGGCTAAATACTCACGAACAGATGAGTAAGGCCATGTAATCCATTTGGTGGTAGCCCCTACAAAATGAGCCTTTATACCATATTTGACTGCATAGTAGGCTGCTCGAACCAAATGATATTGGCTAGTTATCACGACTAATGGCCGTTGATTACCAGCATGGACAATATATGGTCGTGCAAATTTAAAATTCTCATCGGTATTTCTAGCCGACGGTTCTTTAATAATTTGATGTTTCGCAATTCCTTGATTTAATAGATAATGGCTCATACCCTCAGCCTCAGTAATCCCGTCTAAAGTTGGGTTGCCACCCGACACTAAAAATAATACCTGTTCTTGATGTTCTTGACTTAAACATTGATAATAATTAAAGGCTTTATCCAATCGTTTCCTTAAATCATACTGCACTTGTCCCTCATCATCAATTTCAGTTCCCAATATCATAATGATAGGTGCAGTTGACGGACGCTTTCGCCACTGAACCAATTGTGCTATAACGAGATAGCTAATAAATAAAGCAGTTAA contains:
- a CDS encoding YdcF family protein, producing the protein MLYWWLATIFFILSIVGLKLSSPFIHPIVCGWYAITNLIMALFYTSNWLPIFIMRYFLYSMSVILLIVVPFILLALAILILFREIRGQQIVWRQYSNIALAILILLFCGYSLGDVLRIRQMQLSVMISLYSTIAIFLTALFISYLVIAQLVQWRKRPSTAPIIMILGTEIDDEGQVQYDLRKRLDKAFNYYQCLSQEHQEQVLFLVSGGNPTLDGITEAEGMSHYLLNQGIAKHQIIKEPSARNTDENFKFARPYIVHAGNQRPLVVITSQYHLVRAAYYAVKYGIKAHFVGATTKWITWPYSSVREYLALLLLTKEVSFLSILYIIIVALLEV